The genomic window CGCCGACATCGTCGCCGGGGCGCCCAGCGCGCGACGCCGCCTCCTGGATGTGATGCTCGCGCTCAGCTCGCGCCCGTACCTCGCCGCGCTGCAGCGCTATCGCGCCGCACTCGCCCAACGGAGCGCCGCGATGCGCCGGCCCGGCGCGCTCAGGGACCAGAGCGTGGCCGTGTGGGATGCGCCCCTCGCCGAGCACGGCGCCATTCTGTGGCGCGCCCGGAGCGACTGGGCGCTCGCCTACCGCACCCGCTACGCCGAGCTCTGCGCCGCGATCGGCGAGCGCGCGACTGCCGACCTCTCCTACGCCAGCACCATCGAGGACTCCGGCGACGTCGAAGCCGCGCTGCGCGACGCGCTCGCCCGGAACCGGTCCGCCGACATCCGGCGTGGACTCACACATGCCGGCCCGCACCGCGACGACCTGTCGCTCACCCTCGGCGGACGCGACCTTCGAACCTACGGCTCGGCAGGCCAGCAACGCACCGCCGCGATCGCGCTGCGCCTCCTCGAAGCGGACACGCGCCGCGCCGCGTCGGGCTGCGAGCCGATCGTCCTGCTCGACGATCCGTTCGCCGAGCTCGATGCGCGCCGCGCCGCGCGCATCCTCGAGCTGCTCGTCGCGCAGGGCAACGGGCAAGCCATCCTCGCCGTGCCGCGCGCCGACGACATTCCTCCACGCCTCACTCGGCTCCCGCGGTATCTCATTGCCGCCGGCGTCGTGCAGCGCGCTCCCGAATGACGCAGCGCAAAGGTCCGCCTGAGCCGTTGGGCAAGGCCCTGGCCGGATTTCTCGCGCGCGCAGGCCTCACGCAGCGCATCGAGCAGGCCTCCATCGTCGACGCGTGGGCGCTGCTGGTCGGTGAACAGATTGCCTCGGTGACCATGGCACGCATGATCACACGAGACGGCACGCTGTTCGTGGATGTAGCCACCAACGCGTGGATGCAGGAGCTCTCCCTCATGGAGCCTCAACTGCTCAAGGTCCTCGCGCAACACCCCGCCGGCGCGAGCGTTCAACAGATTCGATGGCGCCTGGCGCGCGTCTGAGGCGAATCGGGCGCTCTGGCTTGCCTCTGCACCCGCCGTCATATTTGCAACCTGTCCCTACTAATTCGGCGCCCACGGCGGCTGCCACCTCCCGCTTCCCATTCGCGACATGAGATCGTCTCTCGCTCGAATCGCACTCGCTCTGGCTGTTCCGGTGTCGCTGTCTGCCCAACAAGCCGCGGCGCCGGACGCGTCGGCCGGCGGCGTCGTTCCGCTGCCGCCTGTCACGCTGCCGCTCAAGCACGCGCCTCAGCCGACGACGGCCGCCATCACGCCGGCCGATCTCATGACGCGGCTCTACATCTTCTCCGACGATTCGATGCAAGGCCGCGAAGCCGGTACCGCCGGCAACGTGAAAGGCACCGACTACATCGCGGGCCAGATCAAGCAGATGGGTCTCAAACCCGCCGGCGACAACGGCACCTACTTCCAAACCATTCCGCTCGAAACGCGATCGGTGGACTCGTCGTCGTCGATCTCGGCGGGCGACACGAAGCTCGTCGCGAACACTGACTTCGTCGTGTTGTCGCGGCAGCCGGCGGCCGCGTCGGATGTGCCGGTCGTGTTTGGCGGCGACCTTGGCGACAGCTCGCGCATCAGCGACGACGCGGCCAAGGGCAAGTTCGTCGTGTTCACGGCGCACGGCGGGTGGACGCGGTTCCTGCGCGCGGCGCGCCGCGGGATGGGCCTGGACAGCGCAGCCGGCATCGCGGTCGCGACGCTGGACAGCGTTCCGCCACAGATCCGTGGATTCCTGACGCGGCCGCAAACGTTCCTCGAGGACAACACCACGCGTACGCCCACCGGTCCCACGGTGTTCTTCGTGACCGAGGCCGCGGCGAGCAAGTTGTTAGGCGCCGAGCCGAACGGCCTAACGGTAGGCAGCGCGCACGGGACCGCGTCGTTCGACGTGAAGTACTCGACCAAACCGTCGGAGTTTCCGGCGCGCAACGTGGTCGGCATCATCGAGGGCAGCGATCCCAAGCTGCGCGGCGAATACGTCGCGATCGGCGCGCACAATGATCACATCGGCATGATCCAGCACCCGGTGGATCACGACTCGCTGCGCATCTGGAATCACACCGTGCGACCGGAAGGCGCGGACGACGGCGGCAAGCAAGCGACGCCGGAAGAACAGTCCGAGGTGGACCAGCAGCTCGCCGCCTATCGCGCCGCGCATCCGCACAGCGAGCGGCCCGACTCGATCGACAACGGCGCCGACGATGACGGCTCGGGCAGCGTCTCGGCGCTCGAGATGGCGCAGTACTTCGCGGCGATGAAGACCAAGCCCAAGCGCTCGCTGCTCTTCGTCTGGCACGTCGGCGAAGAGAAAGGGCTGCTCGGCTCGCGCTGGTTCACCGATCATCCGACGGTCCCGCGCGACAGCATCGTGACGCAGCTCAACATGGACATGGTGGGCCGCGGCGACGCGTACGACGAGACCGGACGCACCAAGGCAGGCGCGCCGATTCACGGCAGCGCCGGCTATCTGCAGCTGGTGGGCTCGCGCCGCCTGTCCACTGAGTTAGGCGACTTGATCGAGAAGGTGAACAAGGAGGATCATCACAATCTGACCCTCGACTACTCGATCGACGCCGACGGCCATCCGGCGAACATCTATTGCCGCAGCGACCACTACGAGTACGCGCGCTACGGCATTCCGATCACGTTCTTCACCACCGGCTTGCACTCCGATTATCACCAAGTGACGGACGAGCCGGAGTACATCGACTACAATCACATGGCAAAGGTGGCGAACTTCGTCGCCGACGTGGCGCTGCACGTGGCGAACCTGGATCATCGCGTCGTGGTGGACCACCCGAAGCCCGATCCGAACGGGACCTGCCGCCAGTAGCCGTCGACTCCGGACGAAGCACGAACGGGCGCCCCCCGGCAATGAGCCGGCCGGAGCGCCCGCTTCTTGCCGGCCCCATATGTCTTGCATCTACGTTCATGAAGACGCGAACACAGCACCGACACAGCGGACACGACACGAGC from Gemmatimonadaceae bacterium includes these protein-coding regions:
- the recF gene encoding DNA replication and repair protein RecF (All proteins in this family for which functions are known are DNA-binding proteins that assist the filamentation of RecA onto DNA for the initiation of recombination or recombinational repair.) — its product is MADARREPPGAAGVAPASPARAVLTRLAIRDFRNLARLDFAPPPEGFALIGENGQGKTNLLEAIHYLQLLRSFRGARDAELVRFDTAGFHLSAEMADAPHRSVSVGFERAGKRKRVLVDGDERARLADALGAFPAVLLSPRDADIVAGAPSARRRLLDVMLALSSRPYLAALQRYRAALAQRSAAMRRPGALRDQSVAVWDAPLAEHGAILWRARSDWALAYRTRYAELCAAIGERATADLSYASTIEDSGDVEAALRDALARNRSADIRRGLTHAGPHRDDLSLTLGGRDLRTYGSAGQQRTAAIALRLLEADTRRAASGCEPIVLLDDPFAELDARRAARILELLVAQGNGQAILAVPRADDIPPRLTRLPRYLIAAGVVQRAPE
- a CDS encoding M28 family peptidase, with protein sequence MRSSLARIALALAVPVSLSAQQAAAPDASAGGVVPLPPVTLPLKHAPQPTTAAITPADLMTRLYIFSDDSMQGREAGTAGNVKGTDYIAGQIKQMGLKPAGDNGTYFQTIPLETRSVDSSSSISAGDTKLVANTDFVVLSRQPAAASDVPVVFGGDLGDSSRISDDAAKGKFVVFTAHGGWTRFLRAARRGMGLDSAAGIAVATLDSVPPQIRGFLTRPQTFLEDNTTRTPTGPTVFFVTEAAASKLLGAEPNGLTVGSAHGTASFDVKYSTKPSEFPARNVVGIIEGSDPKLRGEYVAIGAHNDHIGMIQHPVDHDSLRIWNHTVRPEGADDGGKQATPEEQSEVDQQLAAYRAAHPHSERPDSIDNGADDDGSGSVSALEMAQYFAAMKTKPKRSLLFVWHVGEEKGLLGSRWFTDHPTVPRDSIVTQLNMDMVGRGDAYDETGRTKAGAPIHGSAGYLQLVGSRRLSTELGDLIEKVNKEDHHNLTLDYSIDADGHPANIYCRSDHYEYARYGIPITFFTTGLHSDYHQVTDEPEYIDYNHMAKVANFVADVALHVANLDHRVVVDHPKPDPNGTCRQ
- a CDS encoding DUF721 domain-containing protein, which encodes MTQRKGPPEPLGKALAGFLARAGLTQRIEQASIVDAWALLVGEQIASVTMARMITRDGTLFVDVATNAWMQELSLMEPQLLKVLAQHPAGASVQQIRWRLARV